The window CGATGATCAGAATGTCCATCTGGCCTTAACTAAACTGGGCAATGCGCAATGTACGCCATTACCCGGCCAATGTGCGCGTTTGGACGCTCAGTTAGAACTGACCATGCCCTTGTTTCTTTCCAATCAACCCGAAGAGAAACATCATGTCACTTTGCGTCATCTGGAGAAAAATGGCGACGCATTTTGGATATTGCATCAAGTTGAACCCTTAGATACTCAAAACCCCATTGTTTTGGAAAAAATCACGTCTAATCCACAGGGAGAATTTACGCAACTTTATGCGTTAAAAGGGGATTTTTCCCATTTTCCGCATAAAAAGGAATTTAAGATTGCGCCAAACGTAAATCCACCTACAGCCACCTTGCAAAATGGGGAAACTTATGCGTTAAAAATATTTCATTTTAACGACTTACATAACAATTTGCGGGTGACAAATAGCGCACGTGGCGACACCCACTACTTGTCACAAATGGTTAAAATAGTTAAAAACACCCGTCAACAGGCTAAAAATAACACTTCGGTGTTATTTCTTTCGGCAGGTGATGATCATATTGGCAACCCATTAGATGAATTACTTGGAGCCGCTGTTGGGGAATTTAAGGCCAGTGCTTCTTATCGGGCTTATTCTGCGGCGGGCGTTGACGCGGCCGTGTTGGGTAATCATGAGTTTGATCGTGGAACAGAAATACTGGCTAAAGCCATTGAATCAGATGCGAATTTTCCCTTATTGTCAGCTAATATTTTTGGTTCTCGTTACCTGAACGACAAACACTATTCCCCTGCGATTATTGGTGTAACCAAAAGTGGAGTACGTGTAGGTATTCTTGGTTTAACCACTAAAATATCGACGCGATTGGGTTCAAGCGACGATCCTAATTCTAATGCGGAAGACATGGCTAAAGTGGCTACACGCGCCATTCCTTATTTAGAACCGTTGGTTGATGTTATCGTTATTTTATCGCATGTTGGATACAATGCGCCCATTGACGGTGCGGTGCGTCATGCGCTGGAATTAGGCGATGTACAAATTGCTGAGGCAGCGGCTTTTGTCAGTGATTTACCAATGGTACTAATCGGTGGTCATACACATACCGTATTGAATGCACAAGGTTTAGATACTTTTCTCAGTGGTATTCCAACTGTACAAGCCGGTTCAAGTGGCAGTCATTTGGGAGAATTTAGTTACACCCTTTTTCCAAGCACAACTTATTTACGCACCCATGCCACTGCCCGTTTACATGGTTTAAAACGACGCGATCAACGTCCAGCCACGATCAATGCAGAAAATTACAATCCTGCTTTGTATGAACAAGACAGCGATGTGGATTTGGAATTTGAACAAAGTGTGATTCAACCTTTGTATGATTTGCTTAAAGTTAAATTAAGCGAACTCATTGGGCAAGCCGGAAACAGTGATGAATTAACCACAGAATCCGTGATTGCCAAGCGTTATTTGGGACAAACGGCGATTCACAATTTTATGAACGATGCCATTGTGGCGCGTAGTGTTCACTTTCCATTGCGGGCGGATAATACACAACAAGTGGATATTGCCGTATTCAATGCGTCGGGTGTCAGTCGTGGTGTAGTGCCAAATCAAATGATTACTTTTGAAGATTGGTTTCAAGTTATGCCGTTTGCGGATTTGATCGTGGTGATTAACATGACGGGGGCCGAAATCAAACAGATGTTAATGAGCAATGCCCAACGTATTTTAAGACCCGAACAATTGGCACAAAATGGTGGCACAGCAACTCCTGAGGATTTGGCGGGATTTGTTTATTCCTATGGTTTTTTGCAGTTTTCTAAAGACCTTAAATACACTATCCGCCTGAATGATCAGCCTAAAAATGCGGTGGCTGAAGCCATTACGATTCAAGGCCGTCCCATTGATGAGGTATTAGATCAAACGTTCCGGGTGGCGTTTGGTGATTTTATTGCCTTGCGCGGCGGTGGCAGTGAAAATTGGCGCGGACAAACCACCGAAGCGGGACAGCCTGCTTTAGGGTTTGATTTAACTGTTTTACCAAAAGACGAAACAGGCTTAATTTATCGCAATGAAATCATCCAACACATTCGCAACATAGGCGCAGTTGATGAAAGCACAGGCGCAGTCGTTGATGACCGCCTAACCATTATTCCCTAATTTTTAACCGCTGTTTTTCCGTCTCCTTCCTGCGCTGTCATCGGAAGGGGACGGAATATGTCGCACAGATTTAACTCATCTATCCCAAATGGCATTATTAAATAATTTCAGCCTCTCGCCTCTTTTCTTTGTAAAAACTCAATGCTCTTTTGTCACTCATTTTGCCATAACCCGGATTAACGGAATGAGACAAATGTCTCAAATGCGATTTATCGCCTTGTTCTAAGTGTTTTGTCCCTTGCGAAGCTAAGGTTTTTTTATCATGCTATAAACCAGTCAAGCGACAAATCCCTATTTTTTATCTCACAAAAATAGACTGCCTCATGTGATTTTTTATAAAGGAGTTCATGTTATGCGAAAAGCATTCATCATTCTATTGTTGACCTTATTGAGTGGCGTAAATGCGCAAGCCAACGAAGTATTAAAACAATTATTAGCGGAATATCAGAAGGAAGCCAACTCTCCTTTTACCGTTGAAGCAGGACAAGCCTTGTGGAAAACAACAACGCTTGATTCAGAAAGCAACACACTGCGTCAATGTGCCGATTGTCACACTGCTGATTTAACCGCTAAAGGCAAGCATGTTAAAACGAGCAAAGACATTCCCCCATTGGCTCCTTCTGCGAATCCGAAAAGTTTAACTGATGTGCGTCAAATAGAAAAATGGCTATTACGCAATTGCAAATGGACATTGGGTCGTGAATGCACTGCCCAAGAAAAAGGGGATTTATTAACCTTTATTAATGCTCAATAATTTTTTAAGGATTATCTGCAATGAATATCGATACATTCAACCTATTAAAAAGCACCTTTGCTTTAGCATTAGGCATTAGCATCATTACGGGTACAACGTTATTATTAGCCAGTGAATATGGACGCAAGCAATATGAAGAAGATCGAGTGCCTGCTGTAACCCACAGCCTTTATCGTGAAGAATGCGGCACCTGTCATTTTGCTTATCAACCCGCGTTTTTACCCGCTCGCTCATGGCAGGCCATGATGGATAATTTGGCCGATCATTTTGGCGAAAATGCCGAATTATCAGCCGACACTCAACAAACGATTACCGACTATTTAACGGCTCACGCTGCGGATAAATACGCAGGTGGCCATTCTTTTCTCAAACGCATCGCGGATGGAGATACGCCATTACGAATTACAGAAACACCATTTTTTCGCCATGAGCATGACGAATTGCCAACGCGTTTAGTACAAGACAATGTGGATGTACAATCTTTTAGCCGCTGCAACACTTGTCATACCAAAGCAGAGCAAGGTATTTATGATGAAGATACGGTGAAAATTCCGAATTACGGGAGATGGGATGATTAATTGCTGTTTAGAGATGACCGCCTAACCATTATTCCCTAATTTTTAACCGCTGTTTTTCCGTCTCCTTCCTGCGCTGTCATCGGAAGGGGACGGAATATGTCGCACAGATTTAACCCATCTATTTTAAGTCCATTCTTCGGCATTCACAAAAACATCTTTTTGCCTAAATCAGAATATTCCGCATTTTTGAATTTTCAGATTATACAAATAATGAATTACTTGATTATTTTGTTTTTCAGAATGAATCAATTTTGTCCATTTTTTAATTCTGCTTCGGACAAAATAAGGGCGTTATGAATCACATTATTTTGCTATAGTAAACAATAAGCAACAAGGTTTATATGATATGATTTGTGGAGCAATTCTGATTTAGCAATGCCATATTTTTGTTTAACGACTTACGCCTAATTAAGAATAAAACATCACATGAATATCCTACGCCCACCATTTCCCAATGTCTCATTATGTTTATGTCTGTTTCTTTCTGTTCATACGGTTTTTGCCCGCGATTGTTCTCCCAATGAAGACATATCTGGTTTGATGGCTTTGACAATAGAACAATTAATGCAGATAGAAATTGCCGCTGTCTCCAAAGTCAACGAAGATTTACATACTGCACCCGGCGTAGCAAGCGTCATCTCCAGAGAAGAAATGAATCGTTTTGGTGGTCATTCCTTATACGAAATTCTTGAAAGAGTCGCGGGAGTGTACATGGGGGGAAGCATTCTCTACCCGCGTAATAATGCAGTCATACGTGGCGATCAAGTCAATGGCTTAGATAGACGTGTACTGGTATTGCTTAATGGTCGGCCATTTCGAGATGCACTTAATGGAGGCATTAATTACACTCTGTATAATGCTTTTCCCGTGGCTGCTATTGAACGCTTAGAAATCATTCGCGGGCCGGGGTCAGTTTTGTATGGTACGAATGCTTACAGCGGGGTCATTAATATCATAACTCGCAACACGCTATCCAATGAATGTGCGGATCAAGAATTGGAAATAGGCGTGAGTGGAGGAAGTTTTGGCCATCATGCCGTTAATGGTCATTTCACACGTCTGAATGAAGACTATTATTTAGCACTAGGTTTAGGCTACGTGGATGAAGACGGATGGGATTTTAATGCGATAGACTTACAAGGGCAAATGGACAGCCGCAAAATGGGGAGACGTGATCTTGGTTTGAGTTTGAACGCGGGTTATTCTGATTTTGAGTTTAACCTCGCCTTGCTTAAATCTACCCAAAATTACATTGGTACAAGTATGCTATGGACACCGCCTACAGAAACATCAGTTACCCGTTTACTGGGTGATTTAGGTTATCACTTAGATTTGTCGCCTGAGCGCAAACTTAATTTCAATCTGACTTACAATCTGAATAACATGTTCTCTGAATCGCCCATTCCATCAAGTTTGTCATTAAGCAGCAAAACTCACTCTGTGCTATTGGAAGGTAATCAGCATTGGCAGACTGAAAAATTTACTTGGTTGCTGGGAGCTAGTTTAGAATACGCATGGAGTGGCAAGATACGTTCATGGACACAAGCCGGTGATGTACTTGGGCGACAGCCATCCTATCACGACACCATTGCCCTTTTTTATACCCAATTTGACTATACATTTGACCGAACTCGTTTGACTATCGGGGGACAGATGGTCAAAAATCCTAAACAAAATTGGTATTTTGTACCGCGTTTAGGCTTGAGTCATGAAATTACGCCGAATTTTAGTGCTAAGTTATTGTACAGTGAGGCTTATCGTGCGGCCACACAGGTAGAAAGAAATGCCCAATTGCCCGCTTTACAAGGTACACCTGATTTAGCACCCGAAAAAGTTGGCACTTTCGATGCGCAGCTATTTTACCATCAAGATCAAGGGCAAATTAGTTTGACTTATTTTCGTAGTCAACAGGAAGATTTAATCACTCGCGGTTTATTGCCGGGAGAATCGCGGCGAAGACATTTTAACTTAGGCAGTTTAACGTTGCATGGTATTGAGCTAGAAGGCAAGTTTTCACCGGAAGAAAGATGGTTTATTACCAGTTCATTAACTTATCAAACCAATAAAGATGGTCATGGAGTCAAGAATTATACATTAGCACCCAATTGGCTATTTAAGTACGGCGTTAGTTACGTGTTTCCTTCTAATTTAAGTCTGGGTTTATTTCATCAATACGTGAGCCAAATGCCAGGAATTGAGCAGCGCAATCCCAAAGCCATTCAATATAATCCAGAACCCAGTGCCTATCATTTGCTTAGTCTTAATATTGATTTACCATTAGGTAAAAGATTTGGTTTATCTGACGATCAGGATTTTGTTCTGAATGCTTATATTTACAACTTGCTAGATGCAGAGATTTATACCCCAGAGATTAACAGAGAGGACATGTCATCTGTACCAGCTAAATCAGGCCGAGCGGCTTATGCGGGTTTTGGGATGCGGTTTTAATCTATACCAAAATTAAGCCATTAGATAAAACTTTTCTGTCTGAATCAGAATTGACAGAATTTTAGGATTTTCAGAATTAAAGAATAAAAAACCAATTGAAAACGAGCGACTTGCAAGTATCAATTTTGAAAATTTTTTAATTCTGTAAATTCTGATTCTGACAAAATAAGGATTCTACGAACCCTATCTTTTTGGTATATTATAGGATAGCTGATTTCCGTTGTTAGGCAAAATTTACAATCTACTGCAAATGAAAAATACCAATGGATTTTGAATGGGATAAGACCAAAGCGTCTACCAATCAGAGAAAACACGGTATTTCCTTTGAAGAAGCCAGCGAAGTATTTAATGATGACTTTTCGTCTTGCGTCCCTGACCCTGATGGTGACTACGGAGAAGAGAGATATTTGATTTTCGGTCTTTCATCAAAAGGCACGCCGCTTGTGGTTTCTTTTACAGAAAGAGGCGATGCCATTCGCATTATTTCGGCAAGGCATATGACCAAACAGGAGCGTGAAGCCTATGAACAATGAAGAGGATACATTACGGCCTGAATATTCAGCAGACCTTATCAAGTCTGGGGTACGAGGAAAATATGTCAAACGCTATCGGGAAGAAACAAATATTGTTGTTATTTCTCCGGAATTGCACAAGCTTTTTCCTGATTCAGAGGCTGTTAATAAAGCATTACGTCAATATGCAAGAGAACACGGTATGGCATTAGCGTAACGGTTCGCTCAAAGCCCGACCACCCAGTCGGGCTTTTTCAGTTTGATTTTCATCTGTACCAGCCAAATCAGGCCGAGCGGCCTATGCGGGTTTTGGGATGCGGTTTTAATCTATACCAAAATTAAGCCATTAGATAAAACTTTTCTGTCTGAATCAGAATTGACAGAATTTTAGGATTTTCAGAATTAAAGAATAAAAAATTTACCGAAAAAAACAATACAAAAATTATGTGAGATATAAAAACAAATTAAGTTTTAATATCTAGCTAGATATTAGGTATAAGATACTGTTTAATTTTATTAAACTTAAACACTTTACCTGACAAAAAGGTCTCAAACATACTAGGCAGTGTCGTCACGAGGGGATAAAAGGTATAATTTGAGTAAATGAGCTAACAGAGAGGAACATAGAAATGGAAAGCTATCAGAGACATGACATGACAGACAGAATGTGGGAGATATTGGAGCCACTCTTACCTGGCAAAGCAGGAGGTCACGGTGGAGTAGCGAAAGATAATCGTGGATTTATCAATGGAGTATTTTGGATAATGCGAACGGGTGCGCCGTGGAGAGACTTACCATCGTGTTATGGGGGTTGGAAAAATACCCATCGTCGTTTTTGTCGTTGGCGAGACAAAGGGATTTGGGAGGAGTTGCAGCTCAAGGTGCAAGATGATCCAGACGTTGAGTGGCTGATGATAGATTCGAGCCACATCAAAGTACATCCTCACGCGGCAGGGGCAAAGGGCGGGAATCAAGACATGAGTCGCACAAAAGGGGGATCAATACAAAGGTACACCTCGTTGTAGACGCACATGGGATGCCACTTAAAGTCATCATTACTAAGGGAACGACAGGAGATTGTACTCAGGCAGAGGCTTTATTAGAGGATTTAGAGGGTGATGCGTTACTGGCTGACCGTGCTTATGATACCAATAAAATCATAGAATTAGCTGCTTCTAAAGCAATGGAAGTGGTTATTCCTCCCAAGAAAAATCGTAAAGAGCCGCGTCCGTTTGACAAAGAACTTTACCAATTGCGTCATCTGGTTGAGAACGCATTTCTTCACCTTAAACAATGGCGGGGTATCGCCACTCGGTATGCCAAAAATACCGCCTCCTTTCTCGCCGCTGTACAAATTCGATGCCTCTTTCTTTGGTTACAAATCTTGTGACGACACTGTCTAGTGACTTCTTTAAAGCTTGATAGACGATGAAAATTCTTTCTGACCCAATTCTTACCTTGAAGCCAAATATCCTCGACTGGATTTTGCTCTGGGGCATTGGGCGCAAATCTTAATAAACGAACTTTCCATTCTGATTCTGGAAGTCCCCCATTTAATTTCTCTAAATAAGTTCTTAAACCTTCAGAACGATGATAACTTGCACCATCCCAAATAATCACATGACGGGCTTCTTTATATCTGTAAATGAGCCAGTTAATAAAGTCTATCGTATATTTTGTATCAGCTTTCTTTGCCCTATCTAAAATAAATTCTCCCGTATAAATATTCACCGCTCCATACCACGTTTGAGAAGTGCGATAATTACTCATCTTTATTGACGTTCTTTCTCCTTTTTTCGACCAAACATAACCACAAATATCTCCCCACA is drawn from Thioflexithrix psekupsensis and contains these coding sequences:
- a CDS encoding bifunctional metallophosphatase/5'-nucleotidase is translated as MMRKLTIRLTGFVTAFFILLIGWLTPAYATTCPAPVYHVEQAELQLACVQFGRQTLSMHLKYDPSVDDQNVHLALTKLGNAQCTPLPGQCARLDAQLELTMPLFLSNQPEEKHHVTLRHLEKNGDAFWILHQVEPLDTQNPIVLEKITSNPQGEFTQLYALKGDFSHFPHKKEFKIAPNVNPPTATLQNGETYALKIFHFNDLHNNLRVTNSARGDTHYLSQMVKIVKNTRQQAKNNTSVLFLSAGDDHIGNPLDELLGAAVGEFKASASYRAYSAAGVDAAVLGNHEFDRGTEILAKAIESDANFPLLSANIFGSRYLNDKHYSPAIIGVTKSGVRVGILGLTTKISTRLGSSDDPNSNAEDMAKVATRAIPYLEPLVDVIVILSHVGYNAPIDGAVRHALELGDVQIAEAAAFVSDLPMVLIGGHTHTVLNAQGLDTFLSGIPTVQAGSSGSHLGEFSYTLFPSTTYLRTHATARLHGLKRRDQRPATINAENYNPALYEQDSDVDLEFEQSVIQPLYDLLKVKLSELIGQAGNSDELTTESVIAKRYLGQTAIHNFMNDAIVARSVHFPLRADNTQQVDIAVFNASGVSRGVVPNQMITFEDWFQVMPFADLIVVINMTGAEIKQMLMSNAQRILRPEQLAQNGGTATPEDLAGFVYSYGFLQFSKDLKYTIRLNDQPKNAVAEAITIQGRPIDEVLDQTFRVAFGDFIALRGGGSENWRGQTTEAGQPALGFDLTVLPKDETGLIYRNEIIQHIRNIGAVDESTGAVVDDRLTIIP
- a CDS encoding IS5 family transposase (programmed frameshift); translated protein: MESYQRHDMTDRMWEILEPLLPGKAGGHGGVAKDNRGFINGVFWIMRTGAPWRDLPSCYGGWKNTHRRFCRWRDKGIWEELQLKVQDDPDVEWLMIDSSHIKVHPHAAGAKGGNQDMSRTKGGFNTKVHLVVDAHGMPLKVIITKGTTGDCTQAEALLEDLEGDALLADRAYDTNKIIELAASKAMEVVIPPKKNRKEPRPFDKELYQLRHLVENAFLHLKQWRGIATRYAKNTASFLAAVQIRCLFLWLQIL
- a CDS encoding IS630 family transposase, which translates into the protein MNKRYEDLEELMSTGEAREVKRAMAVRMSLLGFVRAEAALACCVSVQFVDKWKAIYLASGVEGLKLAYKGSPGYLKPRERENVINWIQEKKTITIEELKRYLKEEYDVFYSSNTSYTKLLEEANLSYKKTHKENSAKDEVKVEAKKKEIKDLIDKEREQIESGEVMYWMQDESHQLWGDICGYVWSKKGERTSIKMSNYRTSQTWYGAVNIYTGEFILDRAKKADTKYTIDFINWLIYRYKEARHVIIWDGASYHRSEGLRTYLEKLNGGLPESEWKVRLLRFAPNAPEQNPVEDIWLQGKNWVRKNFHRLSSFKEVTRQCRHKICNQRKRHRICTAARKEAVFLAYRVAIPRHCLR
- a CDS encoding BrnT family toxin, with protein sequence MDFEWDKTKASTNQRKHGISFEEASEVFNDDFSSCVPDPDGDYGEERYLIFGLSSKGTPLVVSFTERGDAIRIISARHMTKQEREAYEQ
- a CDS encoding diheme cytochrome c; its protein translation is MNIDTFNLLKSTFALALGISIITGTTLLLASEYGRKQYEEDRVPAVTHSLYREECGTCHFAYQPAFLPARSWQAMMDNLADHFGENAELSADTQQTITDYLTAHAADKYAGGHSFLKRIADGDTPLRITETPFFRHEHDELPTRLVQDNVDVQSFSRCNTCHTKAEQGIYDEDTVKIPNYGRWDD
- a CDS encoding DUF1924 domain-containing protein codes for the protein MRKAFIILLLTLLSGVNAQANEVLKQLLAEYQKEANSPFTVEAGQALWKTTTLDSESNTLRQCADCHTADLTAKGKHVKTSKDIPPLAPSANPKSLTDVRQIEKWLLRNCKWTLGRECTAQEKGDLLTFINAQ
- a CDS encoding TonB-dependent receptor plug domain-containing protein; protein product: MNILRPPFPNVSLCLCLFLSVHTVFARDCSPNEDISGLMALTIEQLMQIEIAAVSKVNEDLHTAPGVASVISREEMNRFGGHSLYEILERVAGVYMGGSILYPRNNAVIRGDQVNGLDRRVLVLLNGRPFRDALNGGINYTLYNAFPVAAIERLEIIRGPGSVLYGTNAYSGVINIITRNTLSNECADQELEIGVSGGSFGHHAVNGHFTRLNEDYYLALGLGYVDEDGWDFNAIDLQGQMDSRKMGRRDLGLSLNAGYSDFEFNLALLKSTQNYIGTSMLWTPPTETSVTRLLGDLGYHLDLSPERKLNFNLTYNLNNMFSESPIPSSLSLSSKTHSVLLEGNQHWQTEKFTWLLGASLEYAWSGKIRSWTQAGDVLGRQPSYHDTIALFYTQFDYTFDRTRLTIGGQMVKNPKQNWYFVPRLGLSHEITPNFSAKLLYSEAYRAATQVERNAQLPALQGTPDLAPEKVGTFDAQLFYHQDQGQISLTYFRSQQEDLITRGLLPGESRRRHFNLGSLTLHGIELEGKFSPEERWFITSSLTYQTNKDGHGVKNYTLAPNWLFKYGVSYVFPSNLSLGLFHQYVSQMPGIEQRNPKAIQYNPEPSAYHLLSLNIDLPLGKRFGLSDDQDFVLNAYIYNLLDAEIYTPEINREDMSSVPAKSGRAAYAGFGMRF